The genomic segment CCTGGCAGAGACCGGGATAAGGAGTCGGTGTGACCGAGCACCCTGAGACAAACAGTGCACTAGCGTCCACGCCCGACGTGGACAAACTCAACGCCCTGCTGGCCAAGCTGGACGAAGCGACCGAGTTGCTCGATACGGCCCGCGAGTTCGCCAAGCCGGGCAAGCTGGGGCGGGTGCTCGATACGGCGCGCCGGGTGATGATGCAGCCCGGCGGCTGTGCGGCAGTGGAGGCCCGCGCCGAGGCGCTTGAGTCGGCCGGGGTGTTCCTCGGCTCAGACTGGGCCACGCCGCAGTATCTGGTGCCCTCGCTGACCACCTATGCCCTCAAGAGCGCCGACCCCAACAGCGTGGTGATCGAGTCGCTGAGCGAACTGCGCCTGCTGGCAGTGGCCATGGGCGACTACCAGCACGCACTGATCTCCGCCGAACAGGCCCACCACTACCTGACTCAGGTCATGGCGCTGAACCTGTGGCTGCTGTTCGGCGCGCCCAGCGAGGCCGAGCGCGAGACCCAGGGGCGGCTGGCCCAGCTGCCGCGGCGGCTGTTCCAGCACCTCGCCGAGCGCATCGGCTACGAACATATCGTCGACCAGTTGATCGACGAGATCTGGCGGATCCTGCGCCAGCGCCCGCTGCAGGTCGAACCGGTCAAGCAGATGATCACCCAGATCGCCATCTGCCAGGCCAATCCGGCCATCGACCTGGGCTCCAGCGGCCAGGGCGCCGACCGCCTGGTCAGTTCGCTGTTCGGCCCGACCCAGGCGTGCCGCGAAGACCCCGGCCTGGAGGTCTACCGCGAGCGGCTGGAGAGCATGGACCAAGCGGCCCTGCAGTACGAAGCCAGCGGCTTCGCCCGCGCCATGCACGATACCGGCCTGGTGTCGCCCTACCACGGCGTGCTGATGCGCCACCTGCTGGAGCACAGCGACCACCTGCTGGCCGAAGCCATGGGCCTCTCCTCCACCGGGCGCGACTGCCTGATGTGCTATCGCGAGCTGGTCCACGCGCTGATTCGCAGCGGCATCTATCCGGCCACGCCCCAGGCCATCTACGGCCTGGCGCTGATGCTCGAGCGCGGCATCCTCTATCAGCCCCCGGTGGCTCCGGCGATGTGGCGCCAGTTGGGCTTGACCCTCTCGCCGTGGTCGCAGGAGCGGCTCAACATGGCGCACGGCGATGCGGTATCACCGCGCGCGCGGCTGCTCGAGGGCGTGATGTGCATGCTGGGGCTGCCACTAGGCGTCGGCCAGGGCAACAACCCCACCTGCCAGTCGGCCCGTGCGCTATCGATGTGGGCCTACAACGACCCCGACTACCTGCTGCAGATGGTCGCCTGGGCGGCGCGTGACGATGAAATCATCATGCACTTCGAGGGTCAGCCGATCTCGTCCCGCGAGAGCCTATCCGGGGTCGCCACCGAGCTGCCCATGGATCTCGACGCGGTATCGCTGCTGGTGGTCCCCCACCTCGACCGTATCTACGCCGAGATGGGCCGGCGCTGCATCGGCCGCGAGGGCGACCCGCACCGCTGGGTCAACCCGGAGTTCCACGGCTGGTGGTCGGGGCGCGGCTTCCGTATCAACGTCGACGTGGCCACCGGCCAGCTGGAGGGCCTCGAGGACTTCCTGCGCCACTTCTATGCCGCCTATCACCCCTACTACAACGGCAACCAGCCGCTGATTCACCCGCAGCCGGCGGGTATCGCGGTGACCGATAGCGCGGCACGCTTCATCGGCTGGCACGCCATCACCCTGCTGCGGGTCAATCTCGATCCGCAGGACGTGATGCGGGTCTATTTCTACAATCCCAACAACGACAGCGGCCAGGACTGGGGCGACGGCGTCAAGGTCAGCACCGCCGGCCAAGGCGAGCGCTTCGGCGAGGCCTCGCTGCCCTTCGAGCAGCTCGCCTCAAGGCTGTATATCTTCCATTTCGACCCGCTGGAGCGCGGCGAATTGGCCACCATCACCCAGCAGGAGCTCGACCGGGTGATCGGCCATGTGCACCGCAGCTGGGGCGCCGACCGAGTGCCGGCCACCGACCTGCAGGCCAGCCCCGGGCTCGACGGCGGCTGATCACTGCTTGCCCGGCGGCGGCGCTGCCGCCCGCCGGGCAGTATCATCACGGGGCAGCGGGTAGCGCCGCGCCAGATAGCCGGCCCAGAACGGCGCCACGACCATCAGTGCCACCATGCGCAGGATATGGTGGAAGGCCACGAACACCGGGTCGATATCCAGCGCCACGGCGAGTATCGCCATCTCGCCAATGCCCCCCGGCGCCAGCGCCAGCAGCGCCACGTCCCGCGGCACCCCCAACAGGCGGTGGATCAGCTCGGCGAACACCGCAAGTACCAGCAGCGCCAGTAGCGTGGCCAGCGCAGCCTGCCACAGGTACTTGCCGAAGCGGCGCCGCGACAGGCCGCGAAACTTGCAGCCGATCGCGCTGCCCAGCCCCCACAGCATCACGTTCATGCCCCACTCCGGCAGCTGCAGGCTGGCCAGGTCGGTGCCCGAGAGCAGCGCGGCGAACGCCAGCGGCGCCAGCAGCGAGGCACTCGGCAGGCGCAGCCAGTTGCCCAGCGGTATCAGCAGCGGCAACGCCAGTAGCATCCACAGGTGCGCTGCCGGCTCGCTGGCGGCCGCCTGGGTCGGCGCCCCGCCCTCATAGGCCCAGAACAGCGGTGGCAGCAGCAGGATCACCAGGATGATACGCAGCGACTGGGCGACGGCGACCCGCTGCGGGTCGCCGCCGCACTTCTCGCCGAGCAGGATCATGGTCGGCATCGCCCCGGGGGCCGAGGCGAACCAGGCGCTGACCGGATCGAAGCCGCAGCGCCGGTACCAGGCCGCCGCCACCGCGGTGGACGCCGCCACCCCGACCAGCAGCAGCGCCGCCGACAGCGGCCAGTCGAACACCCGCTCGGCCAGCTGCGGGGTGACCTGGCTGCCCAGCACCAGGCCCATCACGCCGAGGAAGGCCTCGCGCAGGCCCTCCGGCACGCGCACGTCGATGCCACGCCCGGAGGCCAGCAAGTTGGCGACCAGCGGCCCCAGCATCCACGGCAGCGGCAGGTTGAGCAGCGCGAACAGCAGCCCACCCACAGCACCAATCAGCAGGGCACGCAGCAGGGCCAACAGTGAGGCATGCGACACCCGACACTCCTTGATTAACCGGCTAACGAATCCCCAGTATTACACGTTCGCCGCCAGGCGTTGACAGGGGGGGCTATAATCGACGCCCAACCGCTCCAGGAAACCGCCATGCCGCGTCTCGATCAGCTACTCGTCAGCCAGGGTCTGGCCCGCACACGCACCCGCGCCCAGCGCCTGATCCGGCACGGCCGGGTCAGCCTCGAGGACGGCG from the Halomonas sp. 1513 genome contains:
- a CDS encoding ammonia monooxygenase, translated to MKECRVSHASLLALLRALLIGAVGGLLFALLNLPLPWMLGPLVANLLASGRGIDVRVPEGLREAFLGVMGLVLGSQVTPQLAERVFDWPLSAALLLVGVAASTAVAAAWYRRCGFDPVSAWFASAPGAMPTMILLGEKCGGDPQRVAVAQSLRIILVILLLPPLFWAYEGGAPTQAAASEPAAHLWMLLALPLLIPLGNWLRLPSASLLAPLAFAALLSGTDLASLQLPEWGMNVMLWGLGSAIGCKFRGLSRRRFGKYLWQAALATLLALLVLAVFAELIHRLLGVPRDVALLALAPGGIGEMAILAVALDIDPVFVAFHHILRMVALMVVAPFWAGYLARRYPLPRDDTARRAAAPPPGKQ